A portion of the Carya illinoinensis cultivar Pawnee chromosome 11, C.illinoinensisPawnee_v1, whole genome shotgun sequence genome contains these proteins:
- the LOC122282451 gene encoding uncharacterized protein LOC122282451, with product MPITLKVILKIERQLKILNKPYIKSIKTAEGDIFDCVDIYKQPAFDHPLLKNHSIQMKPNFFPERGEDKTLPHVAKTSAVGLSEGCPFGTVPIKRTRKEDLLLAKMFVKDSGSNIASPPTHYATRKLQSSAGTNYKGAAATINIQNPQVIDNQFSQAFIQVRSGVDVIQVGWMVIRFKSSSSQCIS from the exons ATGCCGATCACGCTTAAG GTGATCTTGAAAATAGAGAGACAGCTCAAGATTCTGAACAAACCATACATCAAAAGCATCAAG ACTGCAGAAGGTGATATCTTTGATTGCGTTGATATATATAAACAACCAGCCTTTGATCATCCTTTGCTTAAAAACCATAGCATTCAG ATGAAACCTAATTTTTTCCCAGAAAGAGGGGAAGATAAAACTCTACCACATGTAGCCAAGACTTCTGCAGTTGGATTGAGTGAAGGCTGCCCATTTGGAACCGTTCCCATCAAGAGAACTCGGAAGGAAGACTTGTTATTGGCCAAAATGTTCGTGAAAGATTCTGGGTCAAACATTGCCTCTCCTCCTACTCAT tatgcaacaagaaaattacaaaGCAGTGCAGGCACAAACTATAAGGGAGCAGCCGCAACAATTAATATACAAAATCCCCAAGTTATAGATAATCAATTCAGCCAAGCATTTATACAGGTCCGAAGTGGCGTTGATGTGATTCAAGTTGGATGGATGGTAATTCGTTTCAAATCCTCGTCCAGTCAATGCATATCTTAG